From the genome of Athalia rosae chromosome 3, iyAthRosa1.1, whole genome shotgun sequence:
AGAAACCCTTTGCTTCATCTGTGTCTACATTTTCtacaaagaacaaaaacaaataacaagTGCATGAGAGATACAATGTGACACATTCCAAAGATTCAAAATGAATATTGTCTCTGACATTACAATAATTCCTTCATAAACACAAATATAGAACACTGTTTATAATACAAATGTAACTTTAGTTGGAGATGGAGGCCGAACAGAACAAGTCGTGTGGTTGGCCTGGCTAGCATGGTAATGTGGTCTAGTGATTAGATACCAACCTGTAGCCATAATGCTGGTCAACCACAGACCTACCTAGACGCCCATAAAACGACGATAGTTTCTTATCCATTAACACATCGCATTATACTTAAAGGATCAAATTCTTCAACTATAACTATTACTATGGGTTGTAATTGCCAATTGCTGTTGATCATTGCAGGGGCTTTGCAATGCTTTCTCTAGCAGATTATAAACTCATTTGCAAGTCTTAACATTGACTAACTCGAACACTGACAGAGTACAGATTGAGACAGTACTGACACTGAAATATTTGGAAGAAATGTTCAATAAACTACTGTTACAAATCCCAGATTACCAACTAAACTCATTGAGCTTTATTTCCAACGCAAGGAAGAAGAGCAGATGATCAGTTGAAGTGACATTGAAGTTAGTTGGGCCGCTCGTTGGATGATTCAAATTTAGATGCAATTGAAAACGAGATAAATCTCTCCTGATCAGTGTCAAAGTGGCATGGGTTTGAGCCATTTGAAAGTCTTGTGCGTGTAATATAGGATATTCGGTAAGTTGTTTATAAGATGAAAGGACAACAGGTATTTGTGAGGAGTTAAGTGGGCGTAATTCGTAGACGTCCTAACAGAAGTCTCAGACCCACCCAAAGGTTAGACGATGAGGACAGAAACTGGTCAGAATTATTTCATggtatcaaatatttgaagttgaaaaaaaattacatgaaaATCTACATCACTTCAAACTCACCAAGTACTATTTTGAGGTGTTTAAACCGCGTCGCGCTGTCTTTTTTTACATCCTGTATCTTGAGCGTTGACTTTTTGACGTCTACGTGAAGTTTTTTGCTGAACATTGTTTAATGCGAGTCGCCGGCAGACCCGCGGGGAGATACTATCATCAAGTAAACTGCAAATATTCTTCATCAGTTACACCCAATACCCTTTGCTACGGTTTATATGCTTAGAGAACTGACAGATCGAATTCCAAGTTTAACAGATACAATGTGTCGCGATCAAATTCCTGTACTAATCAGATGTACATAACGGCCATCTTGTTTCCCACCGCGAACTACTTGCCAAACCAGGGCAATGACATCATCACCGATCGTTAGATCACTTTAACAATTTCACGTCGTTCACCGGCAAGTGGCGGCTTAACGAtttgtgaaattattaatcatcGTTCAAAGATTAATTCACAAGATTAACCTATTTAATTTGTTTCTCGAAATTTGTTACTGAAGAGTGATGTCTCCACAAAAAGCGACTTGAATTCGGCGCCTTGCACTGTCTCTCGCGGAATTATTCGCTGGCGCAGTCGCGGttgaatcaaataaaaaaaaaaaaacgatcaaaaGTGCATTCGTTCATTATTGTTGATAATGTTGATTGTTAGAGGGAGCCAGCTGTTATTTCAATGCAGTTGGTGACGCATCGGAAACTGCGAAGGTTTGAATGGAGTTAAATTTCAACAGAACCGGCGGTAAGAGccggcgagaaaaaataaaatcattttggGAGTTCATCGACGGTCAAAAACATATGGTTCCTCTTCGTCCATCGCAAGgtatgtaatttttcaatttcctacgGCCCATCTACGTTTTCACGATGACAGATTTGATCAGATCAAAGGAAAACAGGAGATTTGTTCATGTGTGTTTTTGAGAGTATGCCATATGTCGGTTTTTAAAATCGAAAGTGGTTCAGATTCAAGAGATTCGACGCAGTCGTCCGTTTCATGGAATTCGGACGATTGCTGCCTGACCAGTGATATCGATAACAACTCTATCCACTCGAGTCGAGAAATCATAAAGGACTCTGGGTCGGTTTCAAACCATGTGAGCGACTCGCGCGCGTCCTTCCCGAACACCGAGAATATTTGGAATGACGAATTACGAATTTTAAAAGAACTGGGCCTAGATCGTGTTGCTCTTGCCTCAACCAACGCTTGCAGACGCTGCATCCGAAACGACAGCAACAGGTGAGGCTCCTGtatgaattttaaataaatcatATAATATATGGTTTCGTGGTATCGCGATTGAGGTATACGCAGGTAGATGCAAAATTTCGATTAGAGTAACAGTTTTTTGCTAGGAAAAATGAACCTGAGTGTGCGGATACCGTGCCACATTCATACCAGGAGTTAGCAGCAGACATGAAAGCATTTCAGGAACGCATCAAAGTCAGAGGAAATCCAAAACGCGAGTACAGAGATTCCAGAAAATACGAGCATTCGATGAAATAACTTTTTTGATGGTAGAAATTCGAAAAGTATACACATGAAATTTTGTATGAATTGCACAATAATCATGATTATCTAGGGCTTACCGAAATTCATTGTATGCTACTGgaatacatacatttattatgggaataataattcacatCTATGTCGATGGCCGATTTCCGGTGGTGAAATCTGCGAGCCGGAACTGACGAATGTGCGGAGACAAATCCGCGAAACTACGGGTAACAGTCGATGTGCTTCGATTGCTCGGGAAAAAACTGTTCTTCTTCGCGGGGAGTGACCGTAGGGGATATCCGGACTCGGGACTACAGCCCCGATGTTACAACATCCCTCCGGTCCTAAGCTCGGCCTTAGTCACTGTCGCAGCGAGACTCCTGTGAGATATTCAgtttgttttccgtttttttacagaagtcgattttttttatccatgaTACTTTTTCGAACATACGTATCCATGCATTTTCTCGATCGCTGTGCTCAAATTACGAATGATTCCACATATCTTCCTGGTTTCTCCCCGATCAATTATGCAGGAGCCATGATACTGCGTGAggaggatgatgaaaaaaaaaaaaaaaagtcgagcgATCGTGAAGTGAAGAGAAGTGTCTTGGCTCATTCATGGCTCGTGAATCGCCTGCCTGGCTGGTGCCCGTGCACCTTACTCTTTGGTGGGCTTAGAGCTCAGCCTTCTGGATAAGAGAAATTCGATCACCTTAGGACTACGACTATATCCCATCGCTGCGCCGATGGAATACCTCTTCTCTTCACCTCCGCCATTTATCCAGATATACCTGTAATAAAGTGAAACACGGCGTCCCGTTCTCACCGTAGAACAACCGGCAGGAGAAGACGAAGTAGCTGGAGAATCAATCGATAGTCTTCCATACATCCAGGGAATGTACATTTGTAAGTTGAacgttcatttttgttttacctACCAGGTATTTCATCTACCTCCATATGAAATCAAACTTTTTCATTGTACGGTTTTGCGTAAAGAtatgaacggaaaaaattgtagagagTTTGTATTGAGAGTCTGTTTGTCGAAGTCCTTGTTGAGCGCAGCAAGACTAACGCTACTGCAAGCCATGCAGTCGCGTACACGATGAttcataggtaggtatactgGTCTTAATAGCGCAACGCGTGCCAATCGTCCATTTCATTTGTGTGGTCGAGGTATGCGTGTACCTGAACAACGGCTCAACTACATTCATAACAACGAAGCACGGAGATAAAGTGACGTCAGTGTCTGGTATCACTCGTACCTATAATATCACGTATGTATGTGAGTATGGCGCGGTATTAGTGTACCGAAAATTATTCGGTCATTCGAGTTTGACGAAAGTCCGATGTTTAATCGGTGTTAGCCCGCATCAGGTTGATCGAAGACCCCCCAGGCCGGCTCCTATTCGTTGCTCCGAGGCAACCGGCTGTGCTTTGCTGTGCTTTGCTGTGCTTCAGTTTGCTTCGCTTTGCGGGCCACTAGATACctgcacgtatacacacacacatcgaCAACTGCGAGTATATGGGTGGGTACCAGGGAATCTGcactcctctctctctttccttccaCAATCTTTACTCTACCTGAgccattccttttttcctgTTCTTCTCCTTCATCGCCTTCATCTTTTTCTGCTTGGTCTTCTTCGCTTATGTAGGGAATACCCATACGCGCGGTTCATAGGTACAGTTGGATGCACAGATTTTGGATGTGTGCTCCGTACACGTACGAGTATGCCTACCCGCGTCCCGGTACTCGGTGCCGATGGAACGAACAATGGAGGCGGGCTGCTCATTTGTCTGCGGGCATTGTTGCTCGACCGGGCGGAAACACGAGCCTCCCCCTTTTCCTCTCGGCTCCGCAACCCTGCGCTACGTATATCCACGTCTCACGGACGCAACGCGCTGCACGTGGAGGGTGTTCTTACGTAGCGTACACATATGCACGCGTGTACCGACCACGTTACGGACCactccgacgacgacgacgacgacgacgacgacgatgagggCGAGGACGTGGACGAGGACGAAGTCGATGAAGGTCCGTGCGGTACCAGACCGCAACTCAACTCAGCTGAACTGAACTGAACTGAACTGAACTGGAATCGGACATGCtgggtacgtatgtactcgactatgtatgtacgtatcttATACTGTTCTGCTGTCGATGATAATATGACAATGATGGTGACGATGATGTTACGCGAAAGTTGATAGAAAAGTAAAGAGCGAACCGAATAATTATCACGAATCTCCGAACGTGGAATCGAGAGCATCGGCTATTCGGGATATCGGCCGAGCAATTTTTGTCTCTTCGCAATGTTGTAAGTGCTCGGCAATCAACGAGTCATCTGCACAGTGTTCCGGATACGGAGGGATACGGGGCGAGGTCCGTACGCCGACATCGAACATGTCTAGGTGCATACAATAATATTAGCTGTGCATGTGCACCTCTTTTCCCCGCGGTGTATTCAGCGGTATGTGCAGACTATTTACTAAACGCATTTTATACACCCCGAAGACGCGTAGGTATAACACGCCTTGTGGCGGACttataagaaaaaagcaaactacgcatatacctatacctatacgggcTGCATCTTCTGGCTCATTGAGCCCCGGAACAGATTCGTCGCGACGTGGTCGACGTCCCTGTGGATTACGTGGGCCTTATGCGTTTGGCCCAAAAATAGGGTGAAGGTAGCGACGCGGGGGAAATAGGGTGATGGGGCTCGACTCCCTTATCTTCGACATCAGTTGAGCTTCCTTCTTAACGCGTGACCGAAGACCGCCGTGTAACAAAAATTACGATGCACCAGACCCGCGGCCATCCGGAATCACGCGATCCAAATTTTATCTGGTTTGACAGGTTGTCGGAAAACGCGAATTCGCCTCATTCTTCCACTCTGTTGTAACGAGTCAGACGTGCACCCTCGATGATTTTCACTATGTCTGTCGTTACAGAATCTTCGATTATTGCGTATGAATACTTCATTCGCGGCTTTGAGCGACGAACAATTACCTCGCCCCTtgcattttttcgattttggggtcaaaaatcaacattttttaaaattctcatgtatttcgatctcaggaatccgaatctgggagaaaaatcgatgagcccaagcttatctggagtcaggtagccacgggcgcgcggtttgttgtggggcgtgacctctgctcagcccgaaggtgacgtatcacaacaaaacgctgcgctgctggctacgctgactccagcaaagctcgggtttgctgctgaattgagaacttcgaatatttcgacccatgcgacgaatcaaagtgggtctacgactaaaaccaatcgatatgtcttgtaatttttctgctcccaacagcgaataattgatgattactcgatcgattgcacgagtagatgattttggctttcagatttggatttctgagctgattatatgtgagattacccttgaaaagccaaaaaaaaagtcgattttTGGGCCCATAGTAAAgtagttcaaaaattgattgtattacacttttctaacgtattttgacctcaggaatccaaatctggaagtaaaattgatctatctataaaattgaccgagttatcgccaattttcagctttttggggtcaaaaataaaaaattgattttttgatctatattaatgtattttgagctcaggaatccgaatccaaaagaaaaattgatctatcttcaaaaattaccgagttatcgccgatttttcgcattttttggcataaaaatggcgataactcgaagggaaaaaatcgtagctcaatttggacaacggattcgtgttcctgaggtcaaaatacataagaaaagtgccgtacgatcgatttcaaaaaataaaaatttttggtcaaaatttgaaaaaatcgtaaggggtaccccttggaaaaatctcaaattttgaccaaaaatttttattttttgaaatcgatcgtatggcacttttcttatgtattttgacctcaggaatacgaatccgtcgttcaaattgagctacgattttttcccttcgagatatcctcaaatttatgccaaaaaatgggataattcggcgataactcggtcatttttgcagatagatcaatttctcttttagattcggattcctgagctcaaattacattgagatagactaaaaactcaattttttatttttggccccgaaaagctgaaaattggcgataactcggtcaattttatagatagatcaatttttcttccagattcggattcctgagctcaaaatacgtaagaaaagtgcccttTAATCGATTGCCAAGATACTTCATTCTTGGGTGAAAATTTAACTCTCTTCatatttgaatgaatgaatgaatgatgatTAAAATGATGATGAATCAATgtgcgaaataaataaaagattcaATCGATAAACCGGTTGTTTGCCATTCGAAAACTGCGTTATAAGTGGTTGGTTCAAATCTATCGCTACCGCGGGTGTAATTTGAAGGATATATAATTTGATGTTAATAGAATATTGGAGAGTAGCCGCAACCATAAATCTTTGTTAATTTGGCAGAGCAATTCGACTTGCTCCTGGTTACCCGGCTGTTGTTGCACCGGTATATGGTTATGCACGTACGATATATCTGTAACCCGGCGTTGCAGTTATACAGTTGTACAGGTGTGTGTGGcgtaaacgaaagaaaaaaacgcgtCTATAAACCTCGGGACGATGCTCGAGAGTCCCAGCACGTTATCTACACAGTGTGCCTGGGCAAAAATTCACTGCGACTTCGACTCCCTCGTCCCTTTCTCTGGCTCTTCCCAGCTCGGTTTCCCCCCTCGATTTCGACCGCGTCGACGATGAAAATGCGTTCGAGTTTCGGCTAGAACGTCATAATCCATGGACAACGGCAGCCGTCGTCGAATCGTCGGCGTATCGTCGGGCGACAGGGTGGTTCGGCCACGCGGTGTATTCGAGTCGCATCATACCTCGCGGGTCTCGGAGTTCATCCGCGTCGCGTTGAGGTCGGCACGCGATTGGCACCGATCAAAACACTAATTTCACGGACATTTAACGCTCGAATAACTCGGCGTTTACGTCCGTAATGGTCGCTGTTCAAGGGTTCCCCTAGTACGTACGAATATTACGCATCACTGGCCCCCCCGTGCACGTAACTCGCCAAGCTGgaaaggagaatgaaaaaatcaaccgaaaCAAGAACCATAAATAACGGTCAAAATTGAGAACGACGAATACGTCATTTACCTATAGCGCGTACAGCGTATAATATACTAGTTATTTGGCTCGGCTACCTTTCGGCTTTAATAATTGGCCATTAAACGGAATAATATGGCCCGAGTTAGAGACGATGGGCTCGCTCTATCTATCGGAAATAAATTGGCCGTTTTATAAACACTGCGGGGGTAATGATTATGGCGAGGTAGAGAGCCCGTATCACGGGCGAATGGTGTatacaaaaagaaataaatagacgACCGACATCGGAGCGCGATGCGCTCCGCGGCACGGATGCGATGGCCGTGTTATGCCATTACGACGACGAACTACATAGGCCTAGCGAGACGTCTCGGACTCCGGTCGTCGTGCAGCTGCGGGAGGACcgtatcgttcgttcgttggcgGTCGCGAGACGAAACAAAATCTAACGCGTGTatcaaagagaagaaaaaaccgatcggacgaaacgaatgaatgaaaataaaaatcaacgttgGCCAAACAAACGATGACGTAACGACCAACGGACGTTGGGTACACGGATGTCGTTCGCGCACACGTATCGGTTTATCAAGATTGCTTATCGAATAAATATGTGTACGCCCTGCAGCTCGAACGTGCGCAGGTTTCGCCGCGGCGCGGCCAGCTAAACGAAAATATACAATTTTACCCACCTAGGTGCTGCACGCGtcgagtttttcgaaataaaatcagaaaaaatccatCAATCGGGGTGGTTGCGAAGCGAACGACACAGCTGCGACGAATGCGTCCGCAACTCGAGTGCGAATTTCCCTGTACAATATTCGTGTAAGCTGCCCCGAAGTGCGATTACGTACGTGCAACGGTGTAAGATAGTTGGAAATTGTATCGGGGCGGGGGACGGTCGTTGGGACCGGCAGCTGGTCGATAGGAAAGGATCGATTATCGATGCGCCGAACGTCcgtaatgaaattaaaaattctgagCGAGGAGACCCCGAGGGGCGAAGGACTCGAGGAGCGAGGAGCGAGGAGCGAGTAAAAATATCCGTTCGTCGTACGGGCATGGGCCTCGGTCCCGTCGGAGCTAGCCCTAGGTCAGCTCGGGATGGGTTGGGTTCCTCGTTTAACGGGCACTGCGACGAGGCTTCGACCTCCACACGTGCGAGGGCCTATTGATTACCTGTTACCCGTGCAGTCCCCGAACTTTGAGACATATAATTAACCGAGCCTGGTTCCCGTTCGCTTATCCCAACGCGTAGGcataaaaaataagaggagaaatgaaaatagaacggAATAgaagcggggaaaaaaagaagattacGGACAAAGCCACGATATCGAATTATCCGCCTACTTTCCCGTTCGATGTACTCGGAGACCATCGAGATCATCGACTGGATCGACCGTCTGTTCATCAGGGATTCCCGTTCGATCGTCGTTCGCGCGACGATCAGCGAAACTTCACAAACAGTCGGAGAGACACACGTGTGTCGGTACGTGTGCATTACGCCGGTTTGGCCCATTTTCCACGGCACTGAAGAATGAGATCGAGACCAGACAGAACTAATTATTCTAATTTGTCCAGAATTCATCTCAATTCCCGCGCGACGACGCTAGGAAGGAGCTATTATTCTCTCAGGCGGTCGAGCAAAACCCGACGCACACTTCCAAGTAGATTCAGACATTAGACCGGTCTGGGGAAAATTAATAGTTAAAATAGAGTCGAGACGACGACTCGACTAATTCCTCGACCCCGCGCATCTTCCAAACGATCGTAAGATAGGACCGAAAGAGTTCGAAATCCCGAAGCGGAGATGATCCGAGTTTTTTTCGTCACCGCGGAACACCGGGCAACGAACAATGGGCGGCTGAGAATTTCCTCCGGGGTGGTGTGACGTTCTTTCGGGATTCGTTTCCGTTAGTTTTACGTAACGGGGGACGTCCGTGCGTAACGTTACGCGGTGGGTGTGAAGGCCGGCGTCGTTTCGCGCGACATTAGCGACGTAAAACGTGCGACGCATCGCGACAGAGtcaattatcattaattacgTTGACGAGTGACAGCCAGGGCCACAATCGCCACCGTCAGCGTCATCGCTGCAGCGTTACAGTGGATATACAAGTCGGCGGACGCAGAAAGTAGGTACTTTAATTCGTCGCATCCCCCGGCCTACCGGTGGACGCGCTCGTCGTCAACGTCGCGACGGTTGCTTCCTTATACTATACCGTGCACCGGCCGCACCAGACGTCCTGCGATTATTACCCACTGCTTCTGTAACGTTGTTCCGTTAGACAATAATAACAGCGCACGCACGCTGCTTTGATTCGCGATCGCAATTCGCCACTTCCTCGGTTCCTTCGACTTCGCGTCGTCCCATCGATTCGACGGAAGTCGTACGATCGCACGTCTCCATTCGAAGGTGAAACGCTTGCCACCCCTCGATTTCCGCATCCGTTCGCTTTTTCGTGTACGCCTGAACGATGACTGTACCCGTGCCGTTTGgtcaaaaaaagagagtaTACGTAACGCGAAGATTACATAACCCGTGGCTGGTTTTGTCGCATACGGGTggagacggacggacggacggtcAGCATT
Proteins encoded in this window:
- the LOC105685341 gene encoding uncharacterized protein LOC105685341; its protein translation is MELNFNRTGGKSRREKIKSFWEFIDGQKHMVPLRPSQDSRDSTQSSVSWNSDDCCLTSDIDNNSIHSSREIIKDSGSVSNHVSDSRASFPNTENIWNDELRILKELGLDRVALASTNACRRCIRNDSNRKNEPECADTVPHSYQELAADMKAFQERIKVRGNPKREYRDSRKYEHSMK